One stretch of Acidobacteriota bacterium DNA includes these proteins:
- a CDS encoding menaquinone biosynthesis decarboxylase — protein sequence MPIEDLREFISILEKRGHLKRIRAEVDTDLEIAEITDRVSKQGGPALLFENVRGHSIPVLINALGSRERMMIALGVTGYGEITERITELTDVKSPQGLIEKIKMIPRLADLAKMFPKIVKDGPCKERVLREGKFSLFDLPIIKCWPEDGGRYITMPLVFTKNPETGKRNCGMYRMQVYDEKTTGMHWQIHKHGAQHFRNLKRGGGGRLEVGVAIGADPVTVFAAIMPLPEDLDEMMIAGFLREKPVEMVRCETVDVEVPANAEIVLEGYVDTEELRTEGPFGDHTGYYSLEDEFPVFHVTCITHRKKPIYQTIIVGKPPQEDCWMGEAIERIYLPLMQRQFPEVADYHMPFAGVFHNLMIVSIRKDYPGHARKIMNGIWSLPQAMFTKCIVVVDNDTNVRDLNEVAWRVLNNIDPERDIQFMLGPVDQLDHSARLPNFGSKMGIDGTRKWKSEGFDRPWPKEIRMSEEVKRRIDQLWPKLGL from the coding sequence ATGCCGATCGAAGACCTGAGAGAATTCATCTCCATTCTCGAAAAGCGCGGTCACCTTAAGCGCATACGCGCGGAGGTCGACACCGATCTTGAAATAGCCGAGATCACCGACCGCGTTTCCAAACAGGGCGGTCCCGCGTTGTTATTCGAAAACGTTCGCGGCCATTCGATCCCCGTGCTCATAAATGCGCTTGGCAGCCGCGAGCGGATGATGATCGCCCTGGGCGTGACCGGCTACGGCGAGATAACCGAGCGCATCACGGAACTCACCGACGTGAAGTCGCCTCAAGGGCTGATCGAGAAGATCAAGATGATCCCGCGCCTCGCCGATCTCGCAAAGATGTTTCCCAAGATAGTCAAAGACGGGCCGTGTAAAGAGCGCGTACTTAGGGAAGGGAAGTTCTCGCTGTTCGACCTTCCGATCATCAAGTGTTGGCCCGAAGACGGCGGGCGGTACATCACGATGCCGCTGGTGTTCACCAAGAACCCGGAGACCGGCAAGCGCAACTGCGGGATGTATCGCATGCAAGTCTACGACGAGAAGACCACCGGCATGCATTGGCAGATTCACAAGCACGGCGCGCAACACTTTCGAAACCTGAAACGCGGCGGCGGAGGGCGGCTCGAAGTAGGAGTGGCCATAGGAGCCGATCCGGTGACTGTGTTCGCGGCGATCATGCCGCTGCCCGAGGACCTGGATGAAATGATGATTGCCGGCTTCTTGCGCGAGAAGCCGGTCGAGATGGTCCGCTGCGAGACCGTCGACGTCGAGGTCCCGGCTAACGCCGAGATAGTGCTGGAAGGCTACGTTGACACCGAAGAGCTGAGGACCGAAGGGCCCTTTGGCGATCACACCGGCTACTACTCACTTGAAGACGAATTTCCGGTCTTTCACGTCACCTGTATCACGCATCGCAAGAAACCGATCTATCAGACGATCATCGTCGGCAAGCCGCCTCAGGAAGATTGCTGGATGGGTGAAGCCATCGAGCGAATCTATCTGCCCTTGATGCAGCGTCAGTTCCCCGAGGTTGCCGATTATCACATGCCTTTCGCGGGCGTGTTTCACAACCTGATGATCGTGTCGATTCGCAAAGATTATCCGGGTCACGCGCGCAAGATCATGAATGGAATCTGGTCGCTGCCTCAGGCGATGTTCACCAAGTGCATCGTCGTGGTGGACAACGACACGAACGTGCGCGACCTGAACGAAGTCGCCTGGCGAGTGTTGAACAACATCGATCCGGAGCGTGACATTCAATTCATGCTCGGCCCGGTCGATCAACTGGACCACTCGGCGCGGCTGCCCAACTTCGGCTCGAAGATGGGAATTGATGGAACGCGCAAGTGGAAGTCAGAAGGCTTCGATCGCCCGTGGCCGAAAGAGATCAGGATGAGCGAAGAGGTAAAGCGAAGAATCGATCAGCTCTGGCCGAAGCTAGGGCTGTGA